Proteins found in one Paenibacillus wynnii genomic segment:
- a CDS encoding ABC transporter permease has translation MSSKAAPLKPEDFKKIGTDKKEAEIIQRESLSAWRDSMYRLRKNKMAMTAFTAMVFIMLAAIFGPYFSDFNYYSNDLMNTNQPPSAAHWFGTDDLGRDMWVRTWMGARISLIVGFAAALIDLIIGVTYGGVMGYFGGRLDSIMNKFSEILYSIPYLLVTILLLVVLEPSIGTIILALTITGWINMSWIVRGEIMQLKNREFVLASRSMGAGSGRLLFRHLLPNAIGPIIVTITLSVPSAIFAEAFLSFLGLGVQAPVASLGSMVNDARTGWMNYPWRMIFPALAISITMLAFNIFGDGLRDALDPKLK, from the coding sequence ATGTCTTCAAAAGCTGCACCGCTTAAGCCGGAAGATTTCAAAAAAATTGGCACGGACAAAAAAGAGGCCGAAATCATCCAACGTGAGAGTTTATCCGCTTGGCGTGACTCCATGTACCGTCTGCGCAAGAATAAAATGGCTATGACGGCTTTTACTGCAATGGTCTTTATAATGCTTGCCGCTATTTTTGGTCCGTATTTTTCCGATTTTAACTATTATTCAAATGATTTGATGAACACGAATCAGCCTCCTTCTGCCGCCCATTGGTTCGGTACAGATGACCTTGGTCGTGATATGTGGGTACGTACCTGGATGGGTGCAAGAATTTCTCTTATTGTTGGTTTCGCCGCAGCATTAATTGACTTAATCATTGGTGTCACTTATGGCGGGGTTATGGGTTACTTCGGTGGTCGTCTAGATTCAATCATGAATAAATTCTCAGAAATATTGTACTCCATTCCTTATCTGCTAGTAACAATATTGCTGCTTGTTGTATTAGAGCCAAGCATAGGTACCATCATTCTAGCGTTAACCATTACTGGCTGGATTAATATGTCGTGGATTGTCCGCGGTGAGATTATGCAGCTTAAGAATCGTGAGTTTGTTTTGGCATCCCGTTCTATGGGTGCAGGATCCGGACGACTTTTATTCCGTCATTTGCTTCCAAATGCAATCGGACCGATTATAGTTACGATTACACTTTCCGTTCCAAGTGCTATTTTTGCAGAGGCTTTTCTAAGTTTCTTGGGTCTGGGTGTACAAGCACCTGTAGCTTCATTGGGCTCCATGGTTAATGATGCCAGAACAGGATGGATGAACTATCCTTGGCGTATGATTTTCCCAGCTTTAGCAATCAGTATAACGATGTTGGCCTTTAATATCTTTGGAGACGGTCTCCGGGATGCACTTGATCCTAAACTGAAATAA
- a CDS encoding ABC transporter permease, with amino-acid sequence MVRYISNKFFYMLVSLLILITATFFLMKAIPGDPFMSEKKVPPEVQARLYQQYGLDQPIWNQYLKYMGNIAQGDLGISMKQLNQDVSGLIGKTFSASLKLGSIAIVVSVVIGVLLGMLAALYHRKLIDNVAMVIAVLGIAVPSFLVAALLQYIFAYKFHMFRVMGFTGPLDYVLPVAALSFKPIAFIARLTRSSMLEVLHADYIKTAKAKGLNWATIMFRHVIRNGIMPVVTYVGPMTADIVTGSVVIEQIFGIGGIGKQFVQAIGVRDYTLIMGITIFYGVLLMLARFTTDILYVFIDPRIKLSGRKEG; translated from the coding sequence ATGGTACGTTATATTTCCAATAAATTTTTCTACATGCTTGTATCACTTCTAATATTGATTACTGCGACCTTTTTCTTAATGAAGGCTATTCCAGGTGATCCATTTATGTCTGAGAAAAAAGTCCCGCCGGAAGTTCAGGCACGACTGTATCAGCAATATGGTTTAGATCAGCCTATTTGGAATCAATATTTGAAGTATATGGGGAATATCGCGCAAGGTGACTTGGGGATCTCCATGAAGCAGTTAAATCAAGACGTAAGTGGACTGATAGGCAAGACTTTTTCTGCTTCCCTGAAACTCGGTAGTATTGCTATTGTAGTTTCTGTTGTCATCGGTGTTCTATTGGGAATGCTTGCCGCATTGTATCATCGAAAGTTGATAGACAATGTAGCGATGGTGATAGCGGTCTTAGGGATTGCGGTGCCAAGCTTCTTGGTAGCAGCGCTACTACAATATATTTTTGCATACAAGTTTCATATGTTTCGAGTCATGGGCTTTACGGGTCCGCTAGACTATGTCCTGCCTGTGGCAGCACTTAGCTTTAAGCCGATTGCGTTTATCGCCCGTCTGACAAGATCAAGCATGCTAGAAGTCCTACATGCGGATTATATCAAGACTGCAAAAGCAAAGGGTTTGAATTGGGCAACGATTATGTTCCGCCATGTTATCCGTAATGGGATTATGCCTGTCGTTACTTATGTTGGACCTATGACTGCCGATATCGTTACAGGTTCGGTGGTTATTGAACAGATCTTTGGTATAGGTGGTATTGGTAAGCAATTTGTACAAGCTATCGGCGTACGTGATTATACGCTGATCATGGGTATTACGATTTTCTATGGAGTTCTGCTAATGCTTGCGCGTTTTACGACAGACATTCTGTATGTGTTTATCGATCCGCGAATCAAGCTGAGCGGAAGAAAGGAGGGCTAA
- a CDS encoding peptide ABC transporter substrate-binding protein — protein MKKSKSLLLIIALVLVIGTVLAGCGNNTNSANNGNKGNTANTGNTAGDEKLAADQTLRLNMSADVPTFDPGQAQDSQAHVALKLMYEGLVRVDKDGKEAPGVAEKWEVSPDGLVYTFHLRESKWSNGDAVTANDFVFAWKRVLDPATVPAPPYAQQLYYLKNAEQFNKGEIKDFAEVGVKAQDDRTLVVTLKNPTAYFLNLMDFYTFYPVHKSVEGNDKWATEVKTMITNGPFNLTSWITGQSVEYTKNDTYWDKDNVKLTKITSTIVNEASTEVLSYKNGEIDRAGAPNGDIPPDQIPVLKTELPDDFTLKPVASIYYYEFNTLVEPFDNANIRKAFAMSISRQDIVDKVTLASQVPAFGYIPPGIKGSTDAADYRSEYKDDYFTEDYAEAKKLLELGMKEKGYTTLPPVTLIYNTSEGHKKIALAIADMWKNNLGVEVKTENQEWGVFIKNRQNGDYQVARAGWNPDYNDPMTFMDMWKKGNGNNDIKLDNPEYDKLLDEAFSEVDNAKRMANFRKAEEILVKNEMGIMPIYYYTNVSLVKPYLKGVSVGYDGAVDYSKVYLLEH, from the coding sequence ATGAAGAAGAGTAAAAGTCTATTGCTCATAATTGCACTAGTTCTTGTTATCGGCACAGTGCTTGCGGGCTGCGGAAATAACACAAACAGCGCAAACAATGGCAACAAAGGTAACACAGCAAACACTGGCAACACCGCTGGGGATGAAAAACTGGCAGCTGACCAGACGCTTAGACTCAATATGAGTGCTGACGTTCCAACTTTTGATCCAGGTCAAGCTCAAGACAGCCAAGCCCACGTTGCATTGAAGTTAATGTATGAAGGTCTGGTACGTGTAGACAAAGACGGTAAAGAAGCTCCTGGTGTAGCTGAGAAATGGGAAGTATCACCAGACGGTTTGGTTTATACCTTCCACTTGCGCGAAAGCAAATGGAGCAACGGCGATGCTGTAACAGCAAATGACTTTGTATTTGCTTGGAAACGCGTGCTTGATCCTGCTACAGTTCCTGCACCACCGTATGCACAACAACTTTACTATTTAAAAAATGCTGAGCAATTTAACAAAGGTGAAATTAAAGATTTCGCCGAAGTGGGTGTCAAAGCACAAGATGACCGTACTTTGGTAGTTACTCTTAAAAACCCTACAGCATATTTCTTGAACCTTATGGATTTTTATACCTTCTATCCTGTTCACAAATCGGTTGAAGGCAATGACAAATGGGCAACTGAAGTAAAAACAATGATTACAAACGGTCCTTTTAATCTGACAAGCTGGATTACTGGACAATCTGTAGAATACACAAAGAACGATACGTATTGGGATAAAGACAATGTTAAGTTGACTAAGATTACCTCTACAATCGTTAATGAAGCATCAACAGAAGTACTTAGTTATAAGAATGGTGAAATTGATCGTGCCGGCGCACCAAACGGCGATATTCCACCAGACCAAATTCCAGTTCTAAAAACAGAATTGCCGGACGATTTCACATTGAAACCAGTAGCAAGTATCTACTACTACGAATTCAATACACTAGTAGAACCGTTTGACAATGCTAACATCCGTAAAGCATTTGCAATGTCAATCAGCCGTCAAGATATCGTTGATAAGGTAACATTGGCTTCACAAGTTCCTGCTTTTGGATACATTCCACCGGGCATTAAAGGTTCGACTGATGCAGCTGATTATCGTTCTGAATATAAAGATGATTACTTTACAGAAGACTATGCTGAAGCTAAGAAACTTCTTGAGCTTGGTATGAAAGAAAAAGGATACACAACATTACCGCCTGTTACCCTGATCTACAACACAAGCGAAGGTCATAAGAAAATAGCTTTGGCTATTGCTGACATGTGGAAAAACAATCTTGGTGTTGAAGTGAAAACTGAAAACCAAGAGTGGGGAGTATTCATTAAGAATCGTCAAAATGGTGACTATCAAGTAGCACGTGCTGGATGGAACCCAGATTACAACGATCCAATGACATTCATGGATATGTGGAAAAAAGGCAATGGTAACAATGATATTAAATTAGACAATCCAGAATATGATAAATTGCTAGACGAAGCTTTTAGCGAAGTAGACAATGCAAAGCGCATGGCTAACTTCCGTAAAGCTGAAGAAATTTTGGTGAAAAATGAAATGGGTATCATGCCTATCTACTACTACACTAACGTTTCTCTTGTGAAGCCTTACCTTAAAGGTGTAAGCGTAGGATACGACGGTGCTGTAGACTATTCCAAAGTATATTTGTTGGAGCACTAA
- a CDS encoding DUF3397 domain-containing protein, whose translation MELLQNSVITLSVIPFIPFLLVYFISIALKKDKKKSFLLAMDVTTLFLLLSVSALFNIIFQNNFGFYLFLLIILIAAGLIGGAQNRLKGKVDGKRLFRAVWRLSFMLMSIGYLVFMFVGLIQYISQVV comes from the coding sequence TTGGAATTACTGCAAAATTCGGTTATAACTCTAAGTGTTATTCCGTTTATTCCTTTTTTACTCGTATATTTTATAAGTATCGCCCTAAAAAAGGATAAGAAGAAATCATTTTTACTTGCAATGGATGTAACTACGCTTTTTTTACTACTATCAGTATCTGCTTTATTTAATATTATTTTCCAAAACAACTTCGGATTTTATTTATTCTTACTTATTATCTTAATTGCGGCAGGTTTGATCGGTGGAGCACAGAACCGTTTGAAGGGAAAAGTGGACGGAAAACGCTTGTTCCGCGCCGTTTGGAGACTCAGTTTTATGTTAATGAGCATCGGTTATTTAGTGTTTATGTTCGTCGGATTGATTCAGTACATATCACAGGTCGTGTAA
- a CDS encoding ketopantoate reductase family protein, with the protein MKIDLIGAGSLGLLLGGKLASTGNEIRLWCRGELQAQELKMKGLTVSYVDERESLWIPGERLEASATTGFIDEYVQSPSDWVILTVKQNVLHTELVETLAPLRNYKPHIICFQNGSGHMEMLQELLPEAHLYVAVTTEAAKVKSPREVIHTGTGETWVGLWHHRKNDKRSVNDDSEAISLLTHLNAAGFLSHLSNEVESKIYRKLLINAIINPLTAIWRIPNGELLSSSSRMQLMRELYEEAITVFEAVGIEYDANAWENVLQVCQATAGNTSSMLADVLAGRATEIRWINGNILDMADRSGVAVPAHRWICRVMEGMNVEKG; encoded by the coding sequence ATGAAAATTGATCTAATTGGTGCGGGTTCACTAGGTTTGCTGCTGGGTGGAAAACTAGCCTCGACCGGGAATGAAATTAGACTTTGGTGCAGGGGTGAACTGCAAGCACAGGAACTGAAAATGAAAGGTCTAACCGTAAGTTATGTAGATGAACGGGAGTCGCTTTGGATTCCCGGTGAACGGCTGGAAGCATCAGCAACTACAGGATTTATAGATGAATATGTACAAAGTCCCTCTGACTGGGTCATTCTTACGGTGAAACAAAACGTACTGCATACAGAGTTAGTTGAGACGTTGGCGCCGCTGCGTAATTATAAACCTCATATTATATGTTTCCAGAATGGAAGCGGACATATGGAGATGTTACAGGAACTGCTCCCTGAGGCACATTTATATGTGGCCGTAACGACCGAAGCTGCTAAGGTCAAATCGCCGAGAGAAGTAATTCATACCGGTACCGGAGAGACCTGGGTGGGTTTATGGCATCATCGAAAGAATGATAAAAGAAGTGTAAATGATGATTCTGAAGCAATTAGTTTACTTACCCATTTAAATGCAGCAGGATTCTTATCCCATTTGTCGAATGAAGTGGAATCCAAGATTTACCGAAAGCTCTTGATAAACGCTATTATTAATCCACTCACTGCCATATGGCGTATTCCTAACGGCGAACTGCTTTCTTCTTCTTCTCGGATGCAGTTAATGAGGGAGCTCTATGAGGAAGCAATTACCGTTTTCGAAGCTGTTGGAATCGAGTACGATGCCAATGCTTGGGAGAATGTACTTCAGGTATGTCAGGCTACCGCTGGAAATACTTCCTCAATGCTTGCGGATGTTCTTGCAGGAAGAGCAACGGAAATCAGGTGGATAAATGGTAATATTTTAGATATGGCGGATCGGTCAGGTGTAGCAGTTCCAGCTCATCGTTGGATTTGCAGAGTCATGGAAGGCATGAACGTGGAGAAGGGGTGA
- a CDS encoding RsfA family transcriptional regulator, with protein sequence MTAVRQDAWSAEDDLILAEVTLRHIREGSTQLAAFEEVGEKIGRTSAACGFRWNSCVRKSYEDAIGIAKGQRQKRSYLKKQPSVRGAQVAALMIGEIEEGYGRSEGLNENTLSIDAVIRFLRQWKGTFHEAGRQLKMLERDLRDKEDELTDLRLENERLSKEINLAQSDYRVVNDDYKALIQIMDRARRLAFLNEEEEEMKTRFKMDANGNLERIE encoded by the coding sequence ATGACAGCCGTTAGACAGGATGCATGGAGTGCGGAAGACGATCTAATATTAGCGGAAGTAACCCTACGCCACATTCGTGAAGGGAGTACGCAGCTTGCCGCTTTTGAAGAGGTAGGCGAAAAAATCGGCAGAACCTCGGCAGCATGTGGGTTTCGCTGGAATAGCTGCGTTCGCAAAAGTTATGAAGATGCTATTGGAATCGCAAAAGGTCAGCGCCAGAAACGAAGCTATTTGAAAAAACAACCGAGTGTAAGAGGAGCTCAGGTAGCGGCTCTTATGATCGGGGAAATCGAAGAGGGATACGGACGAAGTGAAGGATTAAATGAGAATACACTTTCTATTGATGCCGTTATTCGTTTCCTAAGACAATGGAAGGGCACTTTTCATGAAGCAGGCCGGCAGCTGAAAATGCTGGAAAGAGACCTGCGGGACAAGGAAGATGAACTGACAGATTTGCGGTTAGAGAATGAGCGTTTATCCAAGGAAATCAATCTTGCCCAAAGTGATTATCGTGTAGTTAATGATGATTACAAAGCCTTAATCCAAATTATGGACCGCGCACGAAGATTGGCTTTTTTGAACGAGGAAGAAGAGGAAATGAAGACACGCTTCAAAATGGATGCGAACGGAAATCTAGAGCGTATCGAATGA
- a CDS encoding DUF2626 family protein: MDRMFRVLGFFTLAIGLMAFAGDLTEMALLFFLQTAFFVILGYMKFTERIYILLFWAYMFVTFTGFSYWTIFQMGLPL; encoded by the coding sequence GTGGATCGCATGTTTCGAGTACTGGGCTTTTTCACTCTTGCTATCGGGCTGATGGCATTTGCAGGAGATTTGACGGAGATGGCTCTTCTTTTCTTTTTACAAACTGCATTTTTCGTAATTCTAGGTTATATGAAATTTACAGAAAGGATTTATATCCTTTTATTTTGGGCGTACATGTTTGTAACCTTTACAGGCTTCAGCTATTGGACCATTTTCCAAATGGGTCTTCCACTATAA
- a CDS encoding coiled-coil domain-containing protein — protein MLSRCSLSRMIAAILVALCCIILLPYGAVTLAANPGDSVPPTLSLDMPDNQETRDLLQKTLSVSEIDREIIRISADQISLEKKVTLLNKQAVEKKTAIASQEERAGAIVRSYYVGDRDGLLAAFLSAKSLSKLFLLFDYYELTIGRDQEILQQYEDQYKDLKSTIQSAERSSRELAELKYNLEEQKIRVEALNKEIESGLEESTDPIKMSALLEEFTQYWENIGLHEVKTYFKALSAAMNNLPEFVQSREGVLERRGMTYNLKLKEEDLNEFLHSQNKLFEDFAFHFDEDAVTASGKSGNLSLQLKGHYTLLAPPESGLMFHVDDVIFNGLKLPDTTRKSLEEEFDLGFYPEKVISFLHATEVDSKKGVLHVTLTLKF, from the coding sequence GTGCTGTCCCGCTGTTCTCTTAGTCGCATGATTGCGGCCATACTTGTAGCGTTATGCTGCATAATTCTGCTGCCTTACGGCGCAGTCACTCTAGCTGCTAATCCCGGCGATTCTGTTCCCCCTACTCTCTCTCTCGATATGCCGGATAATCAAGAAACTCGCGACCTCCTTCAAAAAACATTGTCCGTGTCTGAAATAGACCGGGAAATTATCCGTATTAGCGCAGACCAAATCTCTCTGGAGAAGAAGGTCACCCTTTTGAATAAGCAAGCGGTTGAAAAGAAAACTGCTATTGCTTCCCAAGAGGAACGTGCAGGCGCTATCGTGCGTTCTTATTATGTAGGGGACAGAGACGGGCTGTTGGCGGCCTTTCTATCGGCTAAGAGCTTAAGTAAATTGTTTCTGCTATTTGATTATTATGAACTGACTATTGGACGGGACCAAGAGATTTTGCAGCAATATGAAGATCAATATAAGGATTTGAAGTCTACGATTCAATCTGCCGAACGAAGTTCCAGGGAATTAGCAGAGCTCAAGTACAACTTGGAGGAACAGAAGATTAGAGTAGAAGCTCTTAACAAGGAGATTGAAAGCGGGTTGGAAGAGAGTACAGATCCCATTAAAATGAGCGCTTTGCTAGAGGAATTTACGCAATATTGGGAAAATATCGGGCTTCATGAAGTCAAAACCTATTTCAAGGCATTGTCGGCAGCGATGAATAACTTGCCAGAATTCGTACAAAGTCGCGAAGGAGTACTGGAGCGGCGAGGGATGACCTATAACCTGAAACTAAAGGAAGAAGATTTAAATGAATTCTTACACTCCCAAAATAAGCTTTTTGAGGATTTTGCATTTCACTTTGATGAAGACGCCGTAACCGCATCCGGAAAAAGCGGCAATTTATCACTCCAATTAAAAGGGCATTATACTCTATTGGCACCACCTGAGAGCGGTCTGATGTTTCATGTTGATGATGTTATTTTTAATGGTCTGAAGCTCCCGGATACGACACGAAAATCACTGGAAGAGGAGTTTGATCTCGGTTTTTATCCAGAAAAGGTGATTTCATTCCTTCATGCTACGGAAGTGGACAGCAAAAAAGGCGTTCTGCATGTCACCTTAACTTTAAAATTCTAA
- a CDS encoding ABC transporter substrate-binding protein, producing MLKRKNYWLLFAILLLSLTSLSPSLELNTSEGPHPKRKPQDQSTQPSSGEKGDLGKLDITVSLSEEEFRELELISGRYALSSGVTVDMKNVAAEQAEQKLLSDLTIGDSPDIIMTEGRNILDLATQGFLLPVDVYQSAPGSTPLTSLIPLYQWNGYDWGVPLDIDPYVLVYDPQRLTELGMDKLPRSLEEWNALLQNVRKVKGASLLSMDTRNPYGYSALLESMGSDLLSEDSAPIEWTEHARSYFYLTSQYNKNVWDMLQGGSIAVAIMPLSEWEIHGNSTLTAEAPLVKGNSGGLGSLSSRCFALSAQSLHPEEAVAWLSYITSRSAQLEWLEYTGRLPALDELYKSGLPGTENLPFDTHIFLSDDTTPTDVKGSWGETAARVTSFLTSKMDAAAYREALSTPQPEAQEP from the coding sequence GTGCTGAAACGTAAAAACTATTGGCTATTATTTGCAATATTACTGCTTTCATTGACTAGTCTCTCTCCCAGCCTGGAGCTTAATACAAGTGAAGGACCTCACCCTAAACGAAAACCTCAAGATCAGTCCACACAACCTTCTTCAGGTGAAAAGGGGGATTTGGGCAAACTTGACATTACCGTATCGCTAAGTGAGGAAGAATTTCGGGAACTGGAGCTGATTAGTGGAAGATATGCTTTGTCCAGCGGTGTTACGGTTGACATGAAGAATGTAGCTGCCGAACAGGCAGAGCAGAAGCTGCTCAGTGATTTAACCATTGGAGACAGCCCGGATATTATCATGACTGAGGGCAGAAATATTTTGGATTTGGCAACTCAAGGATTTTTACTTCCTGTTGATGTATATCAGAGCGCCCCGGGGAGCACGCCCCTCACCTCTTTAATTCCGCTATACCAATGGAACGGCTATGACTGGGGCGTACCGCTTGATATTGATCCCTATGTTCTTGTGTATGACCCGCAAAGACTTACTGAGTTGGGAATGGATAAGTTGCCGAGAAGTTTGGAGGAATGGAACGCTCTGCTGCAGAATGTCCGTAAAGTAAAAGGGGCTAGTTTATTATCAATGGATACCCGCAATCCATATGGATATTCGGCCTTATTGGAGAGTATGGGCAGTGATCTGCTCTCAGAGGATTCAGCTCCAATAGAATGGACTGAACATGCACGAAGTTATTTCTATTTAACCAGTCAGTATAATAAAAACGTATGGGATATGCTTCAGGGCGGTAGTATAGCCGTTGCCATTATGCCATTATCGGAGTGGGAGATTCATGGGAACTCAACATTAACAGCAGAAGCTCCACTGGTCAAAGGCAATAGTGGAGGTCTTGGCTCGCTCTCTAGTCGTTGTTTTGCACTTTCTGCACAATCCCTTCACCCTGAGGAAGCTGTTGCTTGGTTATCATACATCACTTCCAGATCTGCTCAATTAGAATGGCTGGAGTACACGGGGCGGTTACCGGCACTGGATGAGTTATACAAATCAGGCCTTCCCGGAACAGAGAACCTGCCCTTCGATACCCATATCTTTCTGAGTGACGATACTACCCCTACTGATGTTAAGGGAAGCTGGGGGGAGACGGCCGCAAGGGTAACCTCATTTCTCACGAGCAAGATGGATGCCGCCGCTTACAGGGAGGCGTTAAGCACGCCTCAACCCGAAGCTCAGGAACCTTAA
- a CDS encoding PhoH family protein, translating into MKKIFVLDTNVLLHDPNSIFAFKENLVIIPAIVLEEIDSKKRNADEIGRNARTVSRLLDGLRELGHLHSGVELEHGGKLKVELNHRSFLKVQEMFGEVSNDNRILAVALNYLNEEKEKPDPCPVVLVSKDVLVRIKADVLGITPEDFLSDRTGDLSELYAGYQTLMVHPSLIDEYYSNRSLSVKQLGLSYSLYPHEFIILKDEIGSTKSALLKVNSDASRLEPLFLGNDAVWGISARNAQQRMALELLLNDDIPLVTITGKAGTGKTLLALAAGLFKVEDAHKYKKLLIARPVVPMGKDIGYLPGEKDEKLRPWMQPIYDNLEYLFDTKKAGDIDKILMGLGSIQVEALTYIRGRSIPAQFIIIDEAQNLSRHEVKTIVSRAGEGSKVILMGDPEQIDHPYLDAASNGLSYIVEKFKQQGISGHITLEKGERSHLAQLAADLL; encoded by the coding sequence ATGAAAAAAATCTTTGTACTAGACACCAACGTGCTTCTGCACGACCCCAATTCAATTTTTGCTTTCAAGGAGAATTTGGTAATCATTCCTGCGATTGTGCTGGAAGAAATCGACTCCAAGAAGCGCAATGCTGATGAGATTGGCCGCAACGCCCGAACTGTGTCCCGTCTGCTAGATGGTCTTCGTGAACTGGGTCACCTGCACAGCGGGGTTGAGCTTGAACACGGAGGGAAGCTGAAGGTTGAACTCAATCATCGAAGTTTTTTGAAGGTACAGGAAATGTTCGGTGAGGTTTCGAATGACAATCGGATTTTAGCTGTAGCTCTTAATTATCTGAATGAGGAGAAAGAAAAACCCGATCCTTGCCCAGTGGTTCTTGTAAGTAAAGATGTGCTTGTCCGGATTAAAGCGGATGTACTTGGCATTACACCGGAGGATTTCCTGTCTGACCGGACGGGGGATCTGAGTGAACTGTATGCAGGATATCAAACCCTAATGGTTCATCCATCCTTAATTGATGAATATTATAGCAACCGCTCTTTATCCGTTAAACAGCTGGGATTGTCGTACTCTCTGTATCCTCATGAATTTATTATTCTAAAGGATGAAATAGGCAGTACTAAATCCGCTCTTCTCAAAGTGAATAGTGACGCCTCCCGCTTGGAGCCGCTATTCTTGGGCAATGACGCTGTATGGGGAATTAGTGCCCGCAACGCCCAACAACGAATGGCTCTGGAGCTGCTCCTCAATGATGATATCCCGCTGGTAACTATTACCGGCAAGGCTGGAACAGGTAAAACGCTCCTTGCATTGGCTGCCGGCTTGTTCAAGGTAGAGGATGCGCATAAATATAAGAAACTGCTTATTGCCCGTCCGGTAGTCCCGATGGGTAAGGATATTGGCTATCTGCCCGGGGAGAAGGATGAGAAACTTCGGCCTTGGATGCAACCGATCTACGATAATCTTGAATATTTATTTGATACCAAAAAAGCCGGTGATATCGATAAAATATTAATGGGTCTAGGCAGCATTCAGGTAGAGGCGCTTACTTATATCCGTGGCCGTTCTATCCCGGCGCAGTTCATCATTATTGATGAAGCACAAAATCTATCGCGCCATGAGGTGAAGACTATCGTCTCCAGAGCAGGAGAAGGCAGTAAAGTAATCCTTATGGGTGATCCGGAGCAAATTGACCATCCTTATCTGGATGCAGCTAGCAACGGGCTGAGTTACATTGTTGAGAAATTCAAACAGCAAGGTATCAGTGGACATATCACGCTGGAGAAGGGTGAGCGTTCGCACCTGGCTCAATTGGCTGCAGATCTCTTATAG
- a CDS encoding YhcN/YlaJ family sporulation lipoprotein: protein MRKPMCLLLVLLLLTSCGIVNKETSPSPQNQQSANNNNGDSDIRQLSNDDAAPENNRDIATKDHLEQLAIRVPGVNGAHCVVMGNTAIVGIDVDGNLPRSRVGIIKYSVAEALRKDPAGMNALVTSDMDLSNRLAEMSRHVGQGHPVSGFTAEMADIIGRIIPQLPEDTKPQGEQ from the coding sequence ATGAGAAAACCAATGTGTCTATTGCTGGTACTGCTGCTGCTGACAAGCTGCGGTATCGTTAATAAAGAGACATCACCCTCTCCTCAGAATCAACAATCTGCAAATAACAACAACGGGGATAGCGATATAAGACAGCTCTCGAATGATGATGCGGCTCCGGAGAACAATAGAGATATTGCCACCAAAGATCATTTGGAACAACTCGCAATAAGAGTTCCTGGAGTAAATGGCGCTCATTGCGTCGTAATGGGCAACACCGCCATAGTCGGGATCGATGTGGACGGCAACCTGCCGCGTTCCAGAGTCGGCATCATCAAGTACTCGGTAGCTGAGGCGCTCCGGAAGGACCCCGCAGGCATGAACGCACTTGTTACCTCAGATATGGATCTCTCGAACAGACTGGCCGAGATGAGCCGCCATGTGGGCCAAGGGCACCCTGTGTCGGGCTTTACCGCTGAGATGGCTGATATTATCGGTCGAATTATCCCACAGCTTCCAGAGGATACAAAGCCGCAAGGAGAACAATAA
- a CDS encoding pyridoxamine 5'-phosphate oxidase family protein: protein MSESVALLNESLLTMLQSETFVLLNTVDAETGGPTSTAISWIYAVSPSIIRLAVDHRSRLVNNMKVNQLVTITVFGEGTVHAINGHAMVKQDPLLDVPFKMCCFDVEIEAVRNALFYGAQLDSAPRYAKVYDQRAADKLDGQVFAAMKKA from the coding sequence ATGTCCGAATCCGTTGCTTTACTTAATGAATCGCTCCTGACGATGCTCCAATCGGAAACCTTTGTCCTCTTGAACACGGTTGATGCGGAAACTGGAGGCCCTACGTCCACTGCGATCTCGTGGATTTATGCGGTGAGCCCATCCATTATTCGTCTTGCAGTTGATCATCGCTCCAGACTCGTGAATAATATGAAAGTTAACCAGCTTGTAACTATCACTGTATTTGGTGAAGGGACAGTGCATGCTATCAATGGGCATGCCATGGTTAAGCAGGATCCGCTTCTGGATGTGCCTTTCAAGATGTGTTGTTTTGATGTTGAAATTGAAGCGGTGCGTAACGCACTTTTTTATGGAGCGCAGTTAGACTCTGCTCCTCGATATGCAAAGGTTTATGACCAGCGAGCGGCAGACAAGCTCGACGGTCAAGTGTTTGCTGCCATGAAAAAAGCCTAG